Proteins found in one Pseudochaenichthys georgianus chromosome 13, fPseGeo1.2, whole genome shotgun sequence genomic segment:
- the LOC117457460 gene encoding extracellular calcium-sensing receptor-like, with product MIFAIGEINNSSELLPGVTLGYTIFDSCPSIPLSIRASLNLMNRYDNGEGSCSKLSNVHAVIGETTSTSTIGIARTMGPFHIPVISHSATCACLSNRRDYPSFFRTIPSDLYQSKALAKLVKHFGWTWVGAIRTNSDYGNDGMATFLEAAEREGVCVEYSVAIYRTDPRKRFLEVVDIIKKSTSKVIVAFADGTDLDILIKELHAQNVTGLQWVGSEGWITYRYIASPVNYAVVQGAVGFAALNAHIPGLQEFLADSRPSTTAGDQGLVELWETAFGCTLTPQTETHAQSSVPACLGKESLWQTNTRFTDVSDASLLNNVYKATYAVAHALHMLFTCKDGQGPFENNTCADRENPQTWQVLHYLTQVNFTTKIGENVFFDELGDPVARYALVNWQMDDTGYIVFETIGFYDASQPEGQQFEMKEDVRAIWAGENLEVPRSICSESCLPGTRQAFVKGKPICCFDCVACADGEFSNSTNAVKCDKCLPEYKSNEERNNCDLKAIEFLTFGELMGILLVSFSVFGACLAITIALIFFHYRLTPIVRANNSELSFLLLFSLTLCFLCSLTFIGRPSQWSCMLRHTAFGITFVLSISCVLGKTIVVLMAFKARLPSSNMMKWFGPAQQRLSVLSFTLIQVIICILWLTINPPFPFKNMNHYKDTIILECALGSPVGFWAVLGYIGLLAVLCFLLAFFARKLPDNFNEAKFITFSMLIFCAVWITFIPAYASSPGKFTVAVEIFAILASSYGMLFCIFLPKCYIILLKPEHNTKKHLLGKGTQRAL from the exons ATGATATTTGCCATAGGGGAAATCAACAACAGCTCAGAGCTGCTGCCAGGAGTGACACTGGGTTACACGATATTTGACTCCTGCCCCAGTATCCCTCTCTCCATTAGGGCATCGCTAAACCTCATGAATAGGTATGACAATGGGGAAGGCAGCTGTAGCAAACTCTCAAATGTCCATGCTGTCATAGGGGAAACCACATCTACCTCTACAATAGGTATTGCACGCACCATGGGACCCTTCCATATACCTGTG ATCAGTCATTCAGcaacttgtgcttgtcttagCAACAGAAGAGACTATCCTTCTTTCTTTAGGACCATCCCCAGTGACCTTTATCAGAGCAAAGCCTTAGCAAAGCTTGTGAAACACTTTGGCTGGACCTGGGTGGGTGCTATCAGAACTAATAGTGACTATGGTAATGATGGCATGGCCACTTTCCTGGAAGCAGCAGAAAGGGAAGGAGTGTGCGTTGAGTACTCTGTGGCTATTTACAGAACTGATCCCAGAAAGCGGTTCTTAGAGGTAGTAGACATCATAAAGAAATCCACCTCTAAGGTAATAGTGGCATTTGCTGATGGCACAGACCTTGACATACTTATTAAGGAGCTTCATGCTCAGAATGTGACAGGCCTGCAGTGGGTGGGCAGTGAGGGCTGGATCACGTATCGCTACATTGCCTCTCCAGTAAACTATGCTGTGGTGCAGGGTGCAGTGGGCTTTGCAGCACTAAATGCTCACATCCCTGGACTGCAGGAGTTCCTGGCTGACAGCAGGCCCTCCACCACAGCGGGAGACCAGGGACTGGTGGAGTTGTGGGAGACGGCGTTTGGCTGCACCCTGACGCCCCAAACAGAGACTCACGCACAGAGTTCAGTTCCAGCCTGTTTAGGGAAGGAGTCTCTTTGGCAAACAAACACACGCTTCACAGATGTTTCAGACGCAAGTTTGTTAAATAATGTTTATAAGGCCACATACGCTGTCGCTCATGCATTGCACATGTTATTTACATGCAAAGATGGACAAGGGCCTTTTGAAAACAATACTTGTGCTGACAGGGAAAATCCCCAAACATGGCAg GTGCTCCATTACCTAACACAGGTCAATTTCACCACCAAGATTGGTGAAAATGTGTTCTTCGATGAGTTGGGTGACCCAGTGGCTCGTTATGCACTGGTAAACTGGCAGATGGATGACACAGGTTACATAGTCTTTGAAACTATTGGCTTCTATGATGCCTCCCAGCCTGAGGGTCAGCAGTTTGAGATGAAGGAAGATGTGAGAGCCATCTGGGCAGGCGAGAATCTTGAA GTTCCGAGGTCAATTTGCAGTGAGAGCTGTTTGCCAGGGACGCGTCAGGCTTTTGTCAAAGGGAAGCCTATCTGCTGTTTTGATTGCGTCGCCTGTGCTGACGGGGAGTTCAGCAACAGTACAA ATGCAGTGAAATGTGACAAATGCCTTCCAGAGTACAAGTCCAACGAAGAGAGGAATAACTGTGATTTGAAAGCTATTGAGTTCCTCACCTTTGGGGAATTGATGGGTATACTCTTGGTCTCCTTTTCTGTTTTTGGTGCCTGCCTGGCGATAACTATAGCCCTGATATTTTTCCACTACAGACTGACTCCAATTGTCAGGGCCAACAACTCTGAGCTGAGCTTCCTGCTGCTCTTCTCCTTGActctgtgtttcctgtgttCTCTGACCTTCATCGGCCGGCCCTCTCAGTGGTCCTGCATGCTGCGACACACAGCATTCGGCATCACCTTTGTCCTCTCTATCTCTTGTGTTCTGGGGAAAACAATAGTGGTGTTAATGGCCTTTAAAGCAAGACTTCCAAGCAGTAATATGATGAAGTGGTTTGGGCCTGCCCAGCAGAGACTCAGTGTTCTGAGTTTTACTCTAATACAGGTTATAATTTGCATACTTTGGCTGACAATCAATCCTCCGTTTCCCTTTAAAAATATGAACCACTATAAGGATACGATTATTCTTGAGTGTGCCCTGGGATCACCTGTAGGGTTCTGGGCTGTGTTAGGATACATAGGGCTCTTAGCTGTGTTGTGTTTTCTACTTGCTTTTTTTGCTAGAAAGCTGCCTGATAATTTTAATGAAGCTAAATTTATCACATTCAGCATGTTGATATTCTGTGCTGTCTGGATCACCTTTATCCCAGCATATGCCAGCTCTCCTGGGAAGTTCACTGTGGCTGTGGAGATATTTGCTATTCTAGCCTCCAGTTATGGAATGCTGTTCTGTATTTTTTTGCCCAAGTGCTACATTATTTTATTAAAGCCTGAACATAATACAAAGAAACATTTGTTGGGTAAAGGGACCCAAAGAGCCCTTTAA